A single Bufo bufo chromosome 6, aBufBuf1.1, whole genome shotgun sequence DNA region contains:
- the LOC121005490 gene encoding uncharacterized protein LOC121005490: protein MAEALTTLREKAICVIPYLDDLLVVADNIETMGIHLGLVLDHLQSLGWLINWKKSDLIPSKRKVFLGITLDTVSQRSFLPPQKIVKLQTALRKFKKEKFCSIRQAMKVLGSLSACIPAVAWAQFHLRPLQKFILDKWNRSQLTLERIIFLDTETKKSLTWWLSKSNLENGIFWAQDLPLVITTDASLHGWGAVVQGNSYQGTWGNYVSQQSSNFKELRAVWEALKHTSQLAEGRHVLVYSDNATAVAFIQHQGGTRHRLLQNLANKIFSWAEGNIQSLSAVHLKGVLNIQADYLSRHRLDPGEWMLAPEAFHLITKKWGRPTIDLFASRRNHQLNQFFSLNPRDHPRAVDAFNQSWTTNLVYAFAPFPLIPRVLQKFLKENCPNKGKKAAKSSISRWIKMAISEAYKAQGKDVPASLKAHSTRGMAASWAEKASASLQQICRAATWKRVHTFTKHYRLDVAANDDLRFGRKVLSAVVPP, encoded by the exons ATGGCGGAAGCCTTGACAACCTTGAGAGAAAAGGCAATTTGTGTGATCCCCTATCTGGACGACCTACTGGTAGTGGCAGACAACATAGAGACCATGGGAATCCATCTCGGGTTAGTCCTGGATCATCTACAGAGCCTAGGTTGGCTCATCAATTGGAAAAAATCGGATTTAATCCCATCCAAACGGAAGGTTTTTCTGGGCATTACTCTAGACACAGTCTCCCAAAGATCCTTTCTACCGCCTCAAAAGATAGTAAAACTTCAGACAgctttgaggaagttcaagaaggagaaattctgttcaataagacaggccatgaaggtACTAGGGAGTCTGTCCGCTTGCATTCCAGCAGTTGCCTGGGCACAGTTCCATCTAAGACCACTCCAGAAGTTCATCTTAGACAAATGGAACAGATCGCAATTAACCCTAGAGAGGATAATATTCTTAGATACAGAGACCAAAAAATCACTAACTTGGTGGCTCAgcaaatcgaacctagaaaacgggattttctgggcacaagatctccctctagtcatcacaacagatgccagcctccacgggtggggagcggtcgtccaggggaactcctaccagggaacatgggggaattacgtgagtcagcaatcctcaaatttcaaggagctgagggcagtgtgggaagcACTGAAACACACGAGTCAGCTGGCAGAGGGTCGTCACGTCCTAGTCTACTCGGACAACGCTACAGCCGTGGCCTTTATCCAACACCAGGGAGGCACAAGGCATCGCCTGCTACAGAACCTGGCAAACAAAATTTTTTCCTGGGCAGAAGGCAACATTCAATCTCTTTCAGCGGTTCATCTGAAGGGAGTCTTAAACATTCAGGCCGATTACCTAAGCCGGCACAGACTAGACCCAGGGGAATGGATGTTAGCTCCAGAAGCCTTCCACTTAATCACAAAAAAATGGGGCAGGCCGAcgatagacctgtttgcatccAGGAGAAATCATCAGCTAAACCAGTTCTTCTCCCTCAACCCCAGGGATCATCCTCGGGCAGTAGACGCCTTCAACCAGAGTTGGACAACAAACTTAGTCTACGCCTTCGCCCCATTTCCGCTTATCCCCAGAGTGTTACAGAAGTTCCTAAAAGAAAATT GTCCTAACAAAGGGAAGAAAGCGGCAAAAAGTTCCATCTCCAGATGGATTAAGATGGCAATCTCCGAAGCATATAAAGCTCAGGGAAAAGACGTCCCTGCTTCCCTAAAAGCACATTCTACGAGAGGCATGGCTGCCTCCTGGGCGGAAAAAGCCTCAGCCTCCTTACAACAGATTTGCAGGGCAGCAACATGGAAAAGAGTCCATACTTTCACTAAGCACTACAGACTAGATGTAGCTGCTAATGATGACCTAAgatttggacgtaaggtcctgtCGGCAGTCGTCCCCCCCTAA